The Longimicrobium sp. genomic interval AGCAGCCGCTGCCGGCGGCCATCGACAGCTCCACGCTCATGCTGAACCCGGGCGACCTGGTGCGCATCCAGATCTGGCGCGAGGCCGACATGAGCGGCGACTTTCCGGTGGACGAGGGCGGAGTGGTCACGCTCCCGCTGATCGGGCCCAAGCGGGTCACCGGCATCCCCATCCCGCGGCTGCGCGACGAGCTGATCGAGGCGTACCGCGCGCACCTGCGCAACCCGTCCATCAACATCACCCCCCTGCGGCGGGTGAACGTGCTGGGCGAGGTGGCGCGCCCCGGGCTGTACCCGGTGGACCCCACGGTGAGCCTGGCCGGGGTGGTGGCCCTGGCCGGCGGCGCCACGCCCACGGGTGACCTGCGCCGCATCCGGATCGTCCGGGGGGGGCAGGTGCTGACCGAGCACGCGGCCACCACCCAGACCGTGAGCTCGATGGACGTACGCTCGGGCGACCAGATCTACGTGGACCGCCGCGGCTGGTTCGACCGCAACAGCACTTTCGTGGTGAGCGCGCTGCTCTCGATCACCAGCATCGTGATCACGCTGGCCCGCTGAGGGCCTTTTCGCGACCGCGCGCCCAACTTCCTCGCTACCCGTATTCGCAGATGCCCAACGTGAACCGGCCCGGCTCGGACGCCGGGAAGGAGCTGGACCTTCGGGACCTGACCCACATGCTGTTCGGCAACCGCTGGGTCATCCTGTCGGTTACCGCCATCGTGCTGGCGCTGGCCGGCGTGTTCACGTGGATGCAGCACCCGGTGTACGAGTCGGGCACCACGCTGCGCATCGACGACAAGGACGCCTCGCGCAACCCCCTGCAGGAGTACCAGCAGGCCATGGGGATGCGGAAGGGCGTGATCGAGACCGAGACCGTGGTGCTGCAGAGCCGCACCATGGCCGAGGCCGTGGCCGACTCGCTGGCGCTGCACGTGGAGCTGGTGAAGCCGCACGTGGCCCGCGGCAACGTGCTGCGGGTGCTGCGCGCGCCGCGCGACGCGCGCCCCAACCAGTACCGGCTGTCGCTGCGCCCCAACCGCACCTACGCGGTGACGTCCGAGGCCCCGGTGGCGGGGCTCCCCACGGCGGTGCGGCTGGACGGCGCGCCCTTCCTGCTGGGCGACCTGAGGCTGGCGTTCAGCCCGTCGCTGCTGCGCAACCCGCCCGAGCAGGTGGTGGTGCGGGTGCGCAGCTTCCGCGCGGCGGTCGACGGCGTGCGCCGGCAGCTGACGGTGCAGCGGGTGAACCCCGACGCCGACGTGCTGGCCATCCGCTACACCAGCGGCGACCAGGAGCTGGTGGCCGAGGTGCCCAACGCGCTGACCTCCACCTTCATCCGCTACAAGAACGCCGGGGCCAAGACCGAGGCGCGCAGCACCGTGGAGTTCCTGCGCACCCAGGTGCAGCAGAAGAGCGGCGAGCTGCGCGACGCCGAGGTGCGGCTGCAGAGCTTCCGCGAGCAGGCGCAGGTGGTGAACCCGGGCGAGGAGGCCAGCTCGCAGGTGAAGCGCCTGGCCGACCTGCAGGCGCAGCGCGACCAGCTGGTGGGTGAGCGCGACGCGCTGTCGCAGCTGCTGGCGCGGGTGCAGAGCGCCGGCCGCTCGCCCACCGACCACTCGCCCTACCGGCAGCTGGCCAGCTTCCCGGTGTTCCTGTCGAACCCGGCGTTCCAGGACATGCTGCGCACCATCACGCAGCTGGAGAACGACCGCTCCACGGCCATGGTCCGCCGCACCGAGACCGACCCCGACGTGGAGGCCATCACCCAGCGCATCCACGCGCTCGAGCTGCAGCTGTACACCACGGCCACCAACTACCTGCAGAGCCTGAACAGCCAGATCAACTCCATCCAGGCCAACCTGGCGCGCTTCGGCGGGCAGCTGCAGACCATTCCCGCGCGCGAGGTGGAGTACGCCCGCCTGCAGCGCCAGCAGACGCTGCTGGAGCAGCTGTCCAGCCTGCTGCAGACGCGCCTGAAGGAGGCCGAGATCCAGCAGGCGGTGGAGCCCGGCAACGTGCAGGTG includes:
- a CDS encoding polysaccharide biosynthesis/export family protein is translated as MRRFFAILVAGAAVLSAMPLSAQQQQPLPAAIDSSTLMLNPGDLVRIQIWREADMSGDFPVDEGGVVTLPLIGPKRVTGIPIPRLRDELIEAYRAHLRNPSINITPLRRVNVLGEVARPGLYPVDPTVSLAGVVALAGGATPTGDLRRIRIVRGGQVLTEHAATTQTVSSMDVRSGDQIYVDRRGWFDRNSTFVVSALLSITSIVITLAR
- a CDS encoding GumC family protein; amino-acid sequence: MPNVNRPGSDAGKELDLRDLTHMLFGNRWVILSVTAIVLALAGVFTWMQHPVYESGTTLRIDDKDASRNPLQEYQQAMGMRKGVIETETVVLQSRTMAEAVADSLALHVELVKPHVARGNVLRVLRAPRDARPNQYRLSLRPNRTYAVTSEAPVAGLPTAVRLDGAPFLLGDLRLAFSPSLLRNPPEQVVVRVRSFRAAVDGVRRQLTVQRVNPDADVLAIRYTSGDQELVAEVPNALTSTFIRYKNAGAKTEARSTVEFLRTQVQQKSGELRDAEVRLQSFREQAQVVNPGEEASSQVKRLADLQAQRDQLVGERDALSQLLARVQSAGRSPTDHSPYRQLASFPVFLSNPAFQDMLRTITQLENDRSTAMVRRTETDPDVEAITQRIHALELQLYTTATNYLQSLNSQINSIQANLARFGGQLQTIPAREVEYARLQRQQTLLEQLSSLLQTRLKEAEIQQAVEPGNVQVIDAALRPQAPISPNPVRNLTLASVFGLMLGIALVLGRQALDTKIRTPEDAATVTEAPVLGTIPRIVLQTERNGKGAYAAAGNGNGNGNGNGKNGHGKGAIVPASPGDFLDTRLITQRDPRSPAAEAYRALRTSLTFSSTDKPPQVVVVSSALPGDGKSTSASNLAVTLAQQGTRTLVVDGDLRRGLLHTIFGLKQEPGLTHVLLERATLDEAIREVPINGTEHVLHVLPAGVFPPNPSEMLGSERMRNLLLTLRERYEMVIFDAPPLNLVTDAAVLGTLADSTVLIARAGSTDKGALHHAAAQLHHLRAPLGGIVLNDFRVSAGRYYGGYGYGYYGYGVYGYSPRE